The Brevibacillus brevis genome contains a region encoding:
- a CDS encoding methionine ABC transporter ATP-binding protein: protein MIQLRHLHKSYQVQGKTIPALTGIDLSIEQGEIYGIIGHSGAGKSTLIRCINLLERPTSGEVIVDGVDLTKLDEGKLQEKRRAIGMIFQHFNLLSSSTVGENVAFPLKLAKRPKAEIEKKVNELLKLVGLEAHKDKYPSQLSGGQKQRVGIARALANDPKVLLCDEATSALDPQTTNSILALLLDINRKLGLTIVLITHEMHVIRSICDRVGVIDGGKIVESGNVLDVFLRPKHPTTQEFVEQVADSTELREAVEHEKASGNRTIARVTFLGEKTYQPILFQTMQETGTVFSILQGTISRMKDTPYGQLVIELEGDVAQNQKTIETLRQRGLEVEVI from the coding sequence TTGATCCAACTGCGTCATTTGCATAAAAGCTATCAAGTACAAGGTAAAACCATCCCAGCATTAACGGGGATCGACCTTTCCATAGAGCAAGGTGAAATATACGGGATTATCGGACACTCTGGAGCAGGGAAAAGTACATTGATCCGGTGCATCAATTTGCTGGAGCGCCCAACTTCAGGGGAAGTTATTGTAGACGGCGTCGATTTAACAAAGCTGGATGAAGGCAAGCTGCAAGAAAAGCGCCGCGCAATCGGCATGATTTTTCAGCACTTCAACTTGCTGTCTTCTTCAACCGTCGGCGAAAATGTCGCGTTCCCGCTCAAGCTGGCAAAGCGTCCGAAGGCAGAAATTGAGAAGAAAGTAAACGAGCTGCTGAAGCTGGTTGGGTTAGAGGCACATAAGGACAAATATCCGTCTCAGCTGTCTGGCGGACAGAAGCAGCGTGTCGGGATCGCCCGTGCGCTCGCGAATGATCCAAAAGTGCTGCTCTGTGACGAAGCTACCTCGGCTCTCGATCCGCAGACGACGAACTCCATTCTGGCCCTGCTCTTGGACATCAACCGCAAGCTGGGCTTGACCATTGTGTTGATTACCCACGAGATGCACGTCATTCGCTCTATTTGTGATCGTGTCGGCGTGATTGATGGAGGAAAGATCGTCGAGTCGGGTAACGTACTGGATGTATTCCTTCGTCCGAAGCATCCAACGACACAGGAATTCGTGGAGCAAGTAGCGGATTCTACAGAGCTGCGCGAAGCAGTCGAGCACGAAAAGGCTTCGGGGAACCGCACGATTGCTCGTGTCACCTTCCTCGGAGAAAAAACGTACCAGCCGATCCTGTTCCAAACGATGCAAGAGACAGGTACGGTGTTCAGTATTTTGCAGGGAACGATCTCCCGCATGAAGGATACGCCGTATGGTCAGTTGGTGATCGAGCTGGAAGGCGATGTCGCACAAAATCAAAAGACCATTGAGACGCTGCGCCAACGTGGCTTGGAAGTAGAGGTGATATAA
- a CDS encoding Ger(x)C family spore germination protein produces the protein MLPDRKHWLQVSKRLFAVWCSSVLIMTGCTDRQIFDETGLATAIGYDLLKDGNIRGTAIMPSINPEAKEKIQLFSATGETSKAIRDRVNLQSDKRVLGGQIRVALYSENLAKRGLGSIVDTLYRDSSISSRVYLCVFEGETYDMLTYPYTEQGNIGIYLYRLVEQNIEGEKIPSSTMHEFFRAYYDKGIDPIMPYIARKGNELQIKGIALFQGDRYVEWITPKEAFLIKLMNGKFSIGSYDTSVPAHIFGEEPKSGGNKKEHVQLVFDTISSQSNIKLTQVSPPIFDIHIRFNARILELTLPLKLENAKLMKIMENALEKEIEKELQKIVRKLQGLDVDPAGFGMVYRANRRGMADMTQEEWRKMFKEATFRFHVKSTIIRNGVMD, from the coding sequence ATGCTGCCTGATCGAAAACATTGGCTGCAAGTATCCAAGCGGCTTTTTGCGGTGTGGTGTTCAAGTGTCCTCATCATGACAGGCTGTACAGATCGGCAAATTTTTGATGAGACAGGACTTGCCACGGCTATCGGCTACGATTTGTTGAAAGATGGAAACATTCGTGGGACAGCGATCATGCCCTCCATTAATCCAGAGGCGAAAGAAAAGATACAGCTTTTCTCAGCGACGGGGGAAACCAGCAAAGCAATTCGGGATCGGGTTAATTTACAATCAGATAAAAGAGTATTGGGTGGGCAGATTCGTGTCGCACTCTATAGTGAAAACTTGGCAAAGCGTGGACTAGGCAGTATCGTTGACACGCTGTATCGTGATTCCTCTATTTCCAGCAGGGTTTATCTTTGCGTATTTGAAGGCGAAACATACGATATGCTGACTTATCCCTATACAGAACAAGGGAATATCGGAATCTACCTGTATCGTTTGGTTGAGCAAAATATAGAAGGGGAAAAAATCCCCTCATCGACCATGCATGAGTTTTTTCGGGCTTATTATGACAAAGGGATCGACCCGATCATGCCGTATATTGCAAGAAAGGGAAATGAGCTGCAAATCAAGGGTATCGCATTATTTCAAGGGGACCGCTATGTAGAGTGGATCACACCCAAGGAAGCCTTTTTAATCAAGCTCATGAATGGAAAATTTAGCATTGGCAGCTACGATACTTCTGTACCCGCTCATATTTTTGGAGAGGAGCCCAAGAGTGGAGGAAATAAAAAAGAGCATGTGCAGCTTGTCTTTGACACCATTTCCAGTCAATCAAACATCAAGCTGACCCAAGTATCTCCCCCGATCTTTGATATTCATATTCGATTCAATGCGCGTATTTTAGAACTAACCCTTCCGCTTAAGTTGGAGAATGCAAAGCTGATGAAAATCATGGAGAATGCATTGGAAAAAGAGATCGAAAAAGAACTGCAAAAAATAGTCCGAAAGCTGCAAGGCCTCGATGTCGATCCAGCTGGTTTCGGGATGGTGTATCGTGCAAACAGAAGAGGGATGGCAGACATGACGCAGGAAGAGTGGAGAAAAATGTTCAAGGAAGCAACGTTTCGCTTTCACGTAAAGTCGACCATCATCCGCAACGGCGTCATGGATTAA
- a CDS encoding methionine ABC transporter permease gives MDWTFENVDWAEIGEGTMDTLTMLGFSTLFTVLIGLPLGIILFLTSRGQLLQNRTFYSIASFVVNVLRSVPFIILMILLIPVTKMIVGTSLGVLGAIPPLVFGAAPFFARLVETSLREIDKGVIEAAQSMGASNWQIVWNVLLPESRSGLIAGITITTVTLVSYTAMSGVIGGGGLGDLAIRYGYQRFQTDVMIVTVVILLVMVQILQSLGDRLVLKFSRK, from the coding sequence ATGGACTGGACATTCGAAAATGTGGATTGGGCTGAAATCGGCGAAGGTACGATGGACACGCTCACGATGCTCGGCTTCTCCACTCTGTTTACCGTCCTGATTGGTTTGCCGTTGGGCATCATTCTGTTTTTGACTTCACGCGGACAGCTTCTGCAAAACCGCACTTTTTATTCGATCGCATCATTCGTTGTCAACGTATTGCGTTCGGTACCGTTTATCATTTTGATGATCCTGCTGATTCCTGTGACGAAAATGATCGTAGGAACCTCACTCGGCGTACTGGGTGCCATTCCGCCGCTTGTATTTGGTGCCGCTCCGTTTTTCGCGCGTTTGGTGGAAACCTCGCTGCGTGAGATTGATAAAGGCGTGATTGAGGCCGCACAATCTATGGGGGCTTCCAATTGGCAGATCGTCTGGAATGTCCTTTTGCCAGAGTCTAGATCAGGCCTGATCGCGGGTATTACGATCACGACGGTTACGCTGGTCTCCTACACTGCAATGTCTGGGGTAATTGGCGGCGGCGGTTTGGGTGACTTGGCGATCCGATACGGTTATCAGCGTTTCCAAACCGATGTCATGATTGTGACTGTTGTTATTTTGCTGGTGATGGTACAAATCTTACAATCGCTGGGGGACCGTCTGGTTCTCAAGTTCAGCCGCAAGTAG
- a CDS encoding peptide ABC transporter substrate-binding protein — protein MKQNLKLFLGAMLVAGSVLAGCSTSTQPSTTTPPAEGTAAPSEKPANAKQQVFRANIMSEPATADPGLAKDATAGAIVRATFDGLTRFDANAKPVNSVASDVKLSDDKLVYTFTLRDSKWSNGDPVTAHDFVYAWKRALSKTLGAEYAYQLYYIKNAKLIHEGKAKPDELGAKAIDDKTLEVTLENPTPYFLELTSFYTYYPVNQKVVEANPKWANEAATHVSNGPFKMTAWEHKSKIVLEKNEHYWEKDVVKLDRIEFTMIEDDNTALSMFENGELDWAGQPLGGLPTDAIPTLKETGKLVVHPKATMYWYKLNTTKGPLSNVKIRKALAYSVDRQTIVDNITQVGQVPTMGMLPQSMIINKDGYFKDNDVETAKKLLEEGMKELNVTKLPPITLSYNPSDRHKKIAEAIQDQWKQKLGIEVKLMVKEATVHLQDMHELNYEIGRIGWNADFNDPMNYLEMFRDGKTGNNDTGWEDPRYQELLKQASVETDPEKRKQLFGEAEQIFMDAMPLIPMFTDVDVWVQSDKVKGVQVDGLGFIDLKWAEMTE, from the coding sequence ATGAAACAAAATCTCAAGTTGTTTCTTGGCGCGATGCTGGTCGCCGGAAGCGTATTAGCTGGATGCTCAACAAGTACGCAGCCATCAACAACAACCCCACCAGCCGAGGGAACCGCAGCGCCCTCTGAAAAGCCTGCAAATGCAAAGCAGCAGGTATTTCGGGCGAACATTATGAGTGAGCCTGCGACAGCGGACCCCGGTCTTGCGAAGGATGCCACTGCGGGAGCAATTGTGCGTGCTACGTTTGATGGCTTGACTCGCTTCGATGCCAACGCAAAGCCAGTGAATTCAGTAGCATCCGATGTGAAGCTCTCGGATGACAAACTGGTGTATACGTTCACGCTCCGCGATTCGAAATGGAGCAATGGTGATCCAGTGACTGCCCATGACTTCGTGTATGCATGGAAGCGTGCACTTAGCAAGACCCTCGGTGCTGAGTATGCCTATCAGCTGTACTACATTAAAAACGCGAAGCTGATTCACGAAGGCAAGGCGAAGCCAGACGAACTCGGTGCAAAGGCAATCGATGACAAAACACTGGAAGTCACGCTGGAGAATCCTACGCCTTACTTCCTGGAGCTGACGTCTTTCTACACATACTACCCGGTTAATCAAAAAGTAGTGGAAGCCAATCCGAAATGGGCAAACGAAGCAGCAACGCACGTAAGCAACGGTCCATTTAAGATGACAGCGTGGGAGCACAAGAGCAAGATCGTGCTGGAAAAGAATGAGCACTACTGGGAAAAAGACGTAGTGAAGCTCGATCGCATTGAGTTTACGATGATCGAGGACGATAATACAGCGCTGTCCATGTTCGAGAACGGAGAGCTGGATTGGGCAGGTCAGCCACTCGGCGGGCTTCCCACCGATGCGATTCCGACATTGAAAGAAACAGGCAAGCTCGTGGTGCATCCAAAAGCGACGATGTACTGGTACAAGTTGAACACGACAAAAGGCCCGCTCAGCAATGTAAAAATTCGTAAAGCATTGGCATACTCGGTTGACCGTCAGACCATCGTGGATAACATTACACAAGTGGGCCAAGTGCCGACGATGGGGATGTTGCCGCAATCCATGATTATCAATAAAGATGGCTACTTCAAGGATAATGATGTAGAGACAGCCAAAAAGCTGTTGGAAGAAGGCATGAAGGAGCTTAATGTAACAAAGCTGCCTCCGATCACCTTGTCTTACAATCCAAGCGACAGACATAAGAAAATTGCTGAAGCAATTCAGGACCAATGGAAACAAAAGCTTGGCATTGAAGTAAAACTCATGGTGAAGGAGGCCACTGTTCACTTGCAGGATATGCATGAGCTCAATTACGAAATAGGCCGTATCGGCTGGAATGCAGACTTTAATGATCCAATGAACTACCTGGAAATGTTCCGAGATGGTAAAACAGGCAACAACGACACGGGCTGGGAAGATCCGCGCTATCAGGAGCTGCTGAAGCAGGCATCGGTAGAAACGGACCCAGAGAAGCGCAAGCAGCTGTTTGGCGAGGCTGAGCAAATCTTCATGGATGCCATGCCTTTGATCCCCATGTTCACGGATGTGGATGTCTGGGTACAAAGCGACAAGGTAAAAGGCGTACAAGTGGATGGGCTCGGATTTATCGACTTGAAGTGGGCAGAAATGACGGAGTAA
- a CDS encoding MetQ/NlpA family ABC transporter substrate-binding protein, protein MKKLVVSVLSTVLAFSLAACGGKTETAPAPAEGGAQGGQQEVTLKVGASPVPHAAILKLVQPKLKEQGVNLEVKEFTDYVQPNVQVNEKQLDANFFQHKPYLEDFNKGQNMNLEPVVAVHIEPFGAYSKKVKSVDELADGATIALPNDPTNSGRALALLEKNGVIKLKEGAGISGTVKDVVENKKNLKFKEVEAAMLPRVLEEVDLALINTNYALEAKLVPTKDALFIEDKDSPYANFLVARPDNKDSEAIQKLVKELNSPEVKKFIEDEYKGAIIPAF, encoded by the coding sequence ATGAAAAAGCTAGTCGTATCTGTACTTTCTACTGTATTGGCATTTTCTTTGGCAGCTTGCGGAGGCAAAACGGAAACAGCACCTGCTCCAGCTGAAGGCGGCGCACAAGGCGGACAACAGGAAGTAACATTGAAGGTAGGCGCTTCTCCCGTTCCACATGCAGCAATTTTGAAGCTGGTTCAACCAAAACTGAAAGAACAAGGCGTGAATCTGGAAGTTAAAGAATTCACGGATTACGTACAACCCAACGTTCAAGTGAACGAAAAACAACTCGACGCTAACTTCTTCCAGCACAAGCCTTACCTGGAAGACTTCAATAAAGGACAAAACATGAACCTGGAGCCAGTAGTGGCTGTACACATCGAGCCATTCGGCGCTTACAGCAAAAAAGTGAAATCTGTGGATGAATTAGCTGATGGCGCAACAATCGCGCTGCCAAACGATCCAACAAACAGCGGTCGCGCACTCGCACTCTTGGAGAAAAACGGCGTGATCAAGCTGAAAGAAGGCGCTGGCATCAGCGGTACAGTGAAAGATGTTGTTGAGAACAAGAAAAACCTGAAGTTCAAAGAAGTAGAAGCAGCAATGCTGCCGCGCGTTCTGGAAGAAGTAGATCTGGCGTTGATCAACACCAACTATGCGCTGGAAGCAAAGCTTGTTCCAACCAAAGACGCCCTGTTTATTGAAGATAAAGATTCTCCATACGCAAACTTCCTGGTAGCTCGTCCTGACAACAAAGATTCCGAAGCCATTCAAAAGCTGGTGAAAGAACTGAACTCACCTGAAGTGAAAAAGTTCATTGAAGATGAATACAAAGGCGCGATTATTCCAGCGTTCTAA
- a CDS encoding SRPBCC family protein produces the protein MDLRFDFYIGATPEQVWHVLTSDDGVKSTFFGCTIRSTFQVGDEMAYVGPGKDGDDTVHVYGKILQFEPHHIFSFTEHPGPAYYENHAELQSRVTITLEPVGGCTKLTLIQDQWTENHPSHASASNNWPMMLSSIKTYAETGKTLDFGY, from the coding sequence ATGGATCTTCGCTTTGATTTCTACATTGGTGCTACGCCAGAGCAGGTCTGGCATGTCCTTACTTCCGATGATGGCGTAAAGAGTACTTTCTTTGGCTGTACGATCCGCTCGACTTTTCAAGTAGGCGATGAGATGGCTTACGTGGGTCCGGGAAAAGACGGTGACGACACAGTGCATGTATACGGGAAAATTTTGCAGTTCGAACCTCATCACATTTTCAGTTTCACTGAACATCCTGGTCCTGCCTACTACGAGAATCATGCGGAATTGCAGTCTCGTGTCACGATTACCTTAGAACCGGTTGGCGGTTGCACCAAGCTGACACTGATCCAGGATCAATGGACAGAAAACCATCCCTCCCACGCAAGTGCGAGCAACAATTGGCCGATGATGCTCTCGTCGATCAAGACGTATGCGGAGACAGGCAAGACACTTGATTTTGGCTACTAA